One region of Maribacter dokdonensis DSW-8 genomic DNA includes:
- a CDS encoding SH3 domain-containing protein: MKNVKKSVLFICLFVVANLFAQSVEQVEFEIMDKEIPAEELTYEYLLAHKVFLREKPSVRSKKVTLLNIGTKMVLWEKSLYSKEIDGIKSHWYRVTTGDQTGWVWGGMIAQKSFGSIADNQVKFVYGYESSTTNEAGITEVKYQLRAFKNGQQLDKMVLDSLSAIPAHIENHGSLGLFNVEDVITVDLADADTGYQVGKSYVFWNNGRFKKVASLIDYADSNYLKTEHFVFPSDMQGVKSTILLKTTITKNIKSLDDALAQNNVEFITTPYIWNGSKLIKKQENREIEDNAVVSIDF; this comes from the coding sequence ATGAAAAATGTAAAGAAAAGTGTCCTGTTCATTTGCTTATTTGTAGTTGCAAATTTATTTGCGCAAAGTGTTGAACAAGTAGAATTTGAAATTATGGATAAAGAAATTCCAGCCGAAGAATTAACCTATGAGTATTTATTGGCACACAAGGTATTTCTTCGCGAAAAGCCATCGGTACGCAGTAAAAAAGTAACCTTGTTAAATATTGGTACTAAAATGGTGTTGTGGGAAAAGAGTCTGTATTCCAAAGAAATAGACGGTATCAAAAGCCATTGGTATAGAGTAACCACAGGAGACCAGACCGGATGGGTTTGGGGCGGAATGATAGCGCAGAAATCCTTTGGTAGTATTGCGGACAACCAGGTGAAGTTTGTGTACGGTTATGAAAGCAGTACAACAAACGAAGCAGGTATTACGGAGGTGAAATACCAATTACGTGCCTTTAAAAACGGTCAGCAATTAGATAAAATGGTGTTAGATAGTTTGTCTGCTATACCGGCTCATATTGAAAACCACGGTAGTCTTGGTTTGTTCAATGTAGAAGATGTGATTACAGTAGATTTAGCCGATGCGGATACCGGTTACCAAGTAGGTAAAAGCTATGTGTTTTGGAACAATGGAAGGTTTAAGAAAGTAGCAAGTTTAATTGACTATGCAGATAGCAATTATTTAAAGACAGAACATTTTGTTTTTCCTTCGGATATGCAAGGAGTTAAGAGTACCATTTTGTTAAAAACAACGATTACAAAGAACATAAAATCCTTAGATGATGCTTTGGCTCAAAACAATGTAGAATTCATTACTACGCCGTATATATGGAACGGTTCTAAGCTAATAAAAAAGCAAGAAAACCGTGAAATAGAAGACAATGCCGTAGTAAGTATAGACTTTTAA
- a CDS encoding sensor histidine kinase, translating into MNLIIKYFLIVCCCFGTIPLFAQNSQLRSYTIADGLPQSQVYDIVQDDMGYLWLGTQGGGLANFDGEIFEVWNESDGLLSNYIDALYTVNDSLFIGTKKGLSIKVKNNFVNLEAPQILQFFPVDGQLYLATKNGLYTYSKNKLISKVNFNSEIDNSEINSVFFDGNYYWLASNKALWKLKELGNNATEIIKVEKNNFKSVIAHNNHIIAATFDDGVFIIDKATTDNRFLMPEPSRINSMSIQNEDELWITTDNEGVTIVETTTFSEIKRLNTASGLATPHIRKVINDDNGNIWIATSGGGFYKYFQNNFKHYDQGTGLKGNRIYAVHNAPDGIWFSTSEKGLAKIDSEGIHPLPNESTFFDVKIKTITSDTKGNIWAGSDNRGLLFRETKMVDSLVFSSSENYFIQMDTVSVERTANHIIDESKGFPSDWVRTVIADDDYIWAATYAHGIVKFKYYSDKDSMFIAKTFSSRDGITDMLIKSMVKAADGKLWYATQKGHLGYIENNKVTTVETGLEEQTAIGSILFHDDTIFLGTSGKGIWYANSSNPVNFQQLKGSKRLSSNNIYQLIFDDQGNLWAGSERGVDKIELSATNEIVDIYHFGRNDGFLGIETCLNAVDKDEDGNLWFGAIYGLTKHIPSESKKTAAAPKVYFTGVEERYKSIDSLILKDWTNTSKVLQLTPDQTQLGFSFRTVDVDHPNEVAYRTRLDDNEWSPWVKENKQNFAGLAYGAHTFSVQSRNYRWQESEPIAFRFFIDSPLYQKDWFQWSVLALAVVLLLGFGWWYIRKIKAKNRAEQERLKTQNYLLTLEQKALQLQMNPHFIFNVLNGVKAMAGTKPDKMDATINSFAILLRETLQNSRKEHIGLDQEIKALKHYIEVEQLMAQKPFEYSIKVKTTPDAEEILIPPMLIQPFVENAIRHGILKGEKEGKLEIGFTTSKTHLHCSIIDNGLGIFKSQNEKVKTDHQSMALTVTKERLESIAGKNTLHISEIKNEDGSVEGTKIAFKIPLLTDY; encoded by the coding sequence TTGAATCTGATTATTAAATACTTTTTGATTGTTTGCTGTTGTTTTGGAACAATACCATTATTTGCGCAAAACAGTCAGCTACGGTCATATACCATTGCAGATGGTTTACCGCAATCACAGGTATATGATATTGTACAAGATGATATGGGCTACTTGTGGCTAGGGACTCAAGGTGGCGGACTGGCAAATTTTGACGGAGAAATTTTTGAAGTATGGAATGAAAGTGATGGCTTGCTTTCTAATTATATAGATGCACTTTACACCGTTAACGACTCCTTGTTTATTGGAACAAAAAAGGGACTTTCCATAAAGGTAAAAAACAACTTTGTTAATCTAGAAGCTCCGCAAATACTTCAATTTTTTCCAGTTGATGGTCAGTTGTATTTAGCGACTAAAAATGGACTCTATACCTACAGCAAAAATAAGCTAATAAGCAAGGTTAATTTCAATTCAGAAATTGATAATAGTGAAATCAATTCGGTTTTTTTTGATGGAAATTATTACTGGCTTGCGAGCAACAAAGCTTTGTGGAAGTTAAAAGAATTGGGTAACAACGCTACCGAAATTATAAAAGTTGAGAAGAATAATTTCAAGTCGGTCATAGCACATAACAACCACATCATTGCAGCAACTTTTGATGATGGTGTCTTTATAATCGATAAGGCTACAACTGATAATCGCTTTTTAATGCCGGAGCCCTCACGTATAAATTCCATGTCAATTCAAAATGAAGATGAGTTGTGGATAACTACAGATAATGAGGGAGTTACCATTGTAGAGACCACAACATTTTCAGAAATAAAAAGATTGAATACTGCCAGTGGTTTGGCAACACCACACATAAGAAAGGTCATAAATGACGATAACGGCAATATTTGGATCGCTACATCAGGTGGCGGATTCTACAAGTATTTTCAGAACAATTTTAAACATTATGATCAAGGAACAGGCTTAAAGGGTAATCGCATTTATGCGGTACATAACGCTCCGGACGGAATATGGTTTTCCACTTCGGAAAAAGGCTTGGCGAAAATTGATTCCGAAGGCATTCACCCATTGCCAAACGAGAGTACCTTTTTTGATGTAAAAATCAAGACCATAACTAGTGATACCAAAGGCAATATTTGGGCAGGGTCAGATAATAGAGGCTTGCTTTTTAGAGAGACCAAGATGGTTGACAGTTTGGTGTTTTCATCGAGCGAAAATTACTTCATACAAATGGATACCGTTTCGGTAGAGCGCACGGCAAATCATATCATTGATGAAAGCAAAGGATTTCCTTCCGATTGGGTTAGAACCGTAATTGCAGACGATGATTACATATGGGCGGCAACCTATGCCCATGGTATCGTGAAATTCAAGTACTATTCAGATAAAGATAGCATGTTCATTGCCAAAACCTTTTCTAGTAGAGATGGTATTACAGATATGCTCATAAAAAGCATGGTAAAAGCTGCCGATGGTAAACTTTGGTACGCAACCCAAAAGGGTCATTTAGGGTATATAGAAAATAATAAAGTGACAACTGTAGAAACAGGCTTGGAAGAACAAACTGCAATCGGTTCCATTTTGTTTCATGATGATACTATTTTCTTGGGAACTTCAGGTAAGGGAATTTGGTATGCCAACAGTTCGAATCCGGTAAATTTTCAGCAGCTAAAGGGGAGTAAACGCTTATCGTCCAATAACATATATCAGCTTATTTTTGATGATCAAGGCAACCTGTGGGCAGGTTCTGAACGCGGTGTAGATAAAATAGAACTTAGTGCAACGAACGAAATTGTAGATATCTATCATTTTGGTAGAAACGACGGATTCTTAGGTATAGAAACCTGCTTAAATGCGGTCGATAAAGATGAGGATGGCAATTTGTGGTTTGGTGCTATTTATGGGTTGACCAAACATATCCCCAGTGAAAGTAAAAAAACAGCGGCTGCACCAAAAGTATATTTTACGGGAGTAGAAGAGCGGTATAAAAGCATTGATTCCTTGATCTTAAAAGATTGGACGAATACGAGCAAGGTATTACAATTAACTCCCGATCAAACCCAGTTGGGTTTTTCCTTTAGAACGGTAGATGTTGATCACCCAAACGAAGTAGCGTATAGAACTCGGTTAGATGATAATGAGTGGAGCCCTTGGGTAAAGGAGAATAAGCAAAATTTTGCAGGTTTGGCGTATGGCGCACATACCTTTTCGGTACAATCCAGAAATTACAGATGGCAAGAAAGTGAACCTATAGCATTCCGTTTTTTTATTGATAGTCCGCTTTACCAAAAAGACTGGTTTCAATGGTCGGTTTTGGCATTGGCGGTGGTACTGTTATTAGGCTTTGGTTGGTGGTATATACGTAAGATAAAGGCAAAAAATAGGGCGGAACAGGAACGCTTGAAAACACAAAACTATTTGTTGACCTTAGAGCAAAAAGCGCTTCAGTTACAAATGAATCCGCATTTCATTTTTAATGTTTTAAATGGTGTAAAGGCAATGGCAGGCACCAAACCAGATAAGATGGATGCTACCATAAATAGTTTTGCCATACTGTTACGGGAAACACTACAAAATTCAAGAAAAGAGCATATCGGTCTAGACCAAGAAATAAAAGCATTAAAACACTACATAGAGGTAGAACAGTTAATGGCGCAAAAGCCTTTTGAATACTCGATAAAAGTTAAAACCACTCCCGATGCCGAAGAAATATTGATACCGCCCATGCTTATTCAGCCATTTGTGGAGAATGCTATACGTCACGGAATATTAAAAGGAGAAAAGGAAGGGAAATTGGAAATAGGCTTCACGACTTCAAAAACTCATTTACATTGTAGTATTATTGATAACGGATTGGGTATTTTTAAATCGCAGAACGAAAAGGTAAAAACGGACCATCAATCAATGGCATTGACCGTTACCAAAGAAAGATTGGAATCCATTGCAGGTAAAAACACCTTGCATATCAGTGAAATAAAAAATGAAGATGGTAGCGTTGAAGGTACCAAGATTGCCTTTAAAATACCCTTACTAACAGATTATTAA